The Capsicum annuum cultivar UCD-10X-F1 chromosome 3, UCD10Xv1.1, whole genome shotgun sequence genomic sequence gcTTTCTTTCTGATTTGATAGtacttgggtcaatatatgaaggaggtattaatctctcaaAAACTCTACAGGAAGAAACTAAGATTCTTCAGGAAGCACCAGATTAATATCCTCACTATATGCCATTACATATCTTTTCATCGAATAATATGGAGATAAGTACTCATAAGTTTGAGTTCCATATTGTGCATCGTATTGGGCTTAAAGCGatgccatagcatgtggatagggtattttgtccaagtcaaaaactctacatgtacaagatcttcttcgaagatcgaccgtggcaacatcaccataaTCATCAATACTaaacttgtaatctgctatttgataAGTAGATAAcatattccccaaactgatgttcgttgatatttgtttttcttcttctagaACAAATCTATTTCTTGTGTCCGCATAATACATATGCCTTTTGTGAAATAATTCAGCATACCtcttatttatttccttaaacATCGCCacaatgggaaattctctttcaatgtcaaatattaaattcaatgattcagctatgtttgacgttataatattatacctatacaagAAAATCACTTAGTGAGACATCATACAGTAAGTATTACAAAGTTGTAACtcagaaaaaatattaaattcataagaatatacCTATTTGTCGGACAAAATGCCCGAATCCATCTCTCGAAATCGACACGTTCAAGATGTTGCGCTGCTTTGGGATGCATAtcccttatttgattgaaatggtcaaaaaaatcaACACAATTATATGCTTTAACTGCTCTATAGAAATATCCACGACTCTTTCGTTGTGaaagttgtttcaaatattttctccaagatgcctcatgcaacaaccaaagtgagctgaGATGAAGAAAATTTAATCCATCTTTCGGacacttggatgcctatccgaaatTATACACAAATTTTTGGCATTGTCAACACAACTTCgaaattgttaaaaataatatgcatatgaggcatcacattccttgtccactacacaaaaagTGATAGGAAAGATATGACTCTTGACATCTTATGCTACCCCACTATCAAAAACTCTATTATACTTGCTCCTTAAAAAAGCCCCGTCGACGGCTATGACCTTTCTTAACTAttgaaaaccaagaatccaagtaccataggatataaaaaagtacttgaaccttccattttcatcaacatgcaacgccgtcttactttcgagatttgtggactcaagcatgtaacagTAGGCATCAAGGATTGCATATCTGTGCtcatgtgtccccctaaccaagtccttggcaatccctaTAGCCGTAtaaatcttccaataactgaccataATACCCAATTCTTTACGGAGTTGATTGTCCATATCAGCTCTAGAAGAGCCTTTACCATTGGGAAATCTATTTTGAAAATAACTACTGAGGACTTTTGTCGTGGCGTAGGAATTTTGGCTCGTAATtagctccgaaccacatgtgtgacaCTTTTGATAAACATTAATGACGAATCTGTTGGAACTTAAGTATTTCATAtccctcaaccaccacttgcagtccGAATTAGCACATCTAAAAAAAGACTTTGCTctaattaatcaccttctttagtttgaaatcttttttcaagaaagcaataaaaaaagaaatagataattcaatcttatccttgaatgacattcccttgTTAAAACCAGTCTCGTTATCTTGACGATTTCTAgactgtgttgattgagaagaactgtCCACCATATTGCTCGCAataacgggcgtaggtgtttgatcatcatgtccagatcatccaatttatcatcaaacatgtcttgttgttcttcttttacattctggttctcattcttcCTCAATTTTATAACCACATACACCTTTACAACCGGCCTAGTCGAATCACTCAGATAAGCATGTAATCGAACCTGATTGATTATCTTGAAAGATAATACCttttgattttcaaaggagttgttcATGTAGATGATGATAAGGTTTttcggttgacaattcagtccacaatagctaatgattaagttcacaaaatcaccatacgaaatatcactttggactataATAGCTATCGTTTTTAGCATTTCACCTTCCTTCCAACGCCAAAAATATCGATACCTCTTCTTGATCCATTCACCATAACAATCCACCCCTagtgttattgatccctccatttgtggtacctaaataaagacatttgttaaaaaaagttaataatgacatgatagtaaaattaaggcaaaatggtttgatggacccttgtacttacatgtttgtcatctggactcttgaacccattaaaaagaaatattttaaacacttttttggtgagtgtaacacactcgccCACATCAGCTGCCACGTCAGCTTCCATGTCatttttaggtattatattaaaTTCTATGTCAGTTTTGAAATtctacataagaaattaaatattaaaaataaatttaattaaataatttattatttacaaaaataaaaaaacatacccAATAACAACACAACACGTGTCATTCAGTAACAATGTGGCACGTTTACGTAATAATAATACGGTACCAAAAATGAAAAGCAAAAATCAGTTTTCCCCATTTTCCATCATCCTTTTCCCCCCCTTTCCCCATTAATTCCCAATCTACATGGCCGAGCTCAAAGAAACTTACGCATGTATACCTTCAACTGAATGAGGTCGGGATATTCTCATTTCGGGTGACCCGAAATCCAATTCAGTCCTTTATTGCAACGGCCGATCCGTTATTATCCGTTACCTTGATCGCCCCCTATATGTTGCTGTTTATGGGGAACATGCTTATCAAGCTACGATTGCTAAGTATTTACCTAATGGTGAGTAGATCGTTTttactaatgttttgggtacgggCTGGGGTGGGATGGGGGTGGCTGAACGggggatggggtggggtgggggtggctgAACGGGGGCTATGGTGGGGTGAGGGTGGCTGAACCGGGGGTTGgggaagttttttttttaaaaaaatatattattattttaaaaaatatttttaaattaaaaatgatagagGAAAAAAGgccctttttatttcattttttaattttaatattatttttttaaaattattttaatataaaattggcccCCACTCGTAGGCACGCGCCTCGTCCTAGTCAGCCACTTTAATGCTACATAAGCCTGGTCAAtggtcaaagggtttaaaatgttacTTTTNNNNNNNNNNNNNNNNNNNNNNNNNNNNNNNNNNNNNNNNNNNNNNNNNNNNNNNNNNNNNNNNNNNNNNNNNNNNNNNNNNNNNNNNNNNNNNNNNNNNNNNNNNNNNNNNNNNNNNNNNNNNNNNNNNNNNNNNNNNNNNNNNNNNNNNNNNNNNNNNNNNNNNNNNNNNNNNNNNNNNNNNNNNNNNNNNNNNNNNNNNNNNNNNNNNNNNNNNNNNNNNNNNNNNNNNNNNNNNNNNNNNNNNNNNNNNNNNNNNNNNNNNNNNNNNNNNNNNNNNNNNNNNNNNNNNNNNNNNNNNNNNNNNNNNNNNNNNNNNNNNNNNNNNNNNNNNNNNNNNNNNNNNNNNNNNNNNNNNNNNNNNNNNNNNNNNNNNNNNNNNNNNNNNNNNNNNNNNNNNNNNNNNNNNNNNNNNNNNNNNNNNNNNNNNNNNNNNNNNNNNNNNNNNNNNNNNNNNNNNNNNNNNNNNNNNNNNNNNNNNNNNNNNNNNNNNNNNNNNNNNNNNNNNNNNNNNNNNNNNNNNNNNNNNNNNNNNNNNNNNNNNNNNNNNNNNNNNNNNNNNNNNNNNNNNNNNNNNNNNNNNNNNNNNNNNNNNNNNNNNNNNNNNNNNNNNNNNNNNNNNNNNNNNNNNNNNNNNNNNNNNNNNNNNNNNNNNNNNNNNNNNNNNNNNNNNNNNNNNNNNNNNNNNNNNNNNNNNNNNNNNNNNNNNNNNNNNNNNNNNNNNNNNNNNNNNNNNNNNNNNNNNNNNNNNNNNNNNNNNNNNNNNNNNNNNNNNNNNNNNNNNNNNNNNNNNNNNNNNNNNNNNNNNNNNNNNNNNNNNNNNNNNNNNNNNNNNNNNNNNNNNNNNNNNNNNNNNNNNNNNNNNNNNNNNNNNNNNNNNNNNNNNNNNNNNNNNNNNNNNNNNNNNNNNNNNNNNNNNNNNNNNNNNNNNNNNNNNNNNNNNNNNNNNNNNNNNNNNNNNNNNNNNNNNNNNNNNNNNNNNNNNNNNNNNNNNNNNNNNNNNNNNNNNNNNNNNNNNNNNNNNNNNNNNNNNNNNNNNNNNNNNNNNNNNNNNNNNNNNNNNNNNNNNNNNNNNNNNNNNNNNNNNNNNNNNNNNNNNNNNNNNNNNNNNNNNNNNNNNNNNNNNNNNNNNNNNNNNNNNNNNNNNNNNNNNNNNNNNNNNNNNNNNNNNNNNNNNNNNNNNNNNNNNNNNNNNNNNNNNNNNNNNNNNNNNNNNNNNNNNNNNNNNNNNNNNNNNNNNNNNNNNNNNNNNNNNNNNNNNNNNNNNNNNNNNNNNNNNNNNNNNNNNNNNNNNNNNNNNNNNNNNNNNNNNNNNNNNNNNNNNNNNNNNNNNNNNNNNNNNNNNNNNNNNNNNNNNNNNNNNNNNNNNNNNNNNNNNNNNNNNNNNNNNNNNNNNNNNNNNNNNNNNNNNNNNNNNNNNNNNNNNNNNNNNNNNNNNNNNNNNNNNNNNNNNNNNNNNNNNNNNNNNNNNNNNNNNNNNNNNNNNNNNNNNNNNNNNNNNNNNNNNNNNNNNNNNNNNNNNNNNNNNNNNNNNNNNNNNNNNNNNNNNNNNNNNNNNNNNNNNNNNNNNNNNNNNNNNNNNNNNNNNNNNNNNNNNNNNNNNNNNNNNNNNNNNNNNNNNNNNNNNNNNNNNNNNNNNNNNNNNNNNNNNNNNNNNNNNNNNNNNNNNNNNNNNNNNNNNNNNNNNNNNNNNNNNNNNNNNNNNNNNNNNNNNNNNNNNNNNNNNNNNNNNNNNNNNNNNNNNNNNNNNNNNNNNNNNNNNNNNNNNNNNNNNNNNNNNNNNNNNNNNNNNNNNNNNNNNNNNNNNNNNNNNNNNNNNNNNNNNNNNNNNNNNNNNNNNNNNNNNNNNNNNNNNNNNNNNNNNNNNNNNNNNNNNNNNNNNNNNNNNNNNNNNNNNNNNNNNNNNNNNNNNNNNNNNNNNNNNNNNNNNNNNNNNNNNNNNNNNNNNNNNNNNNNNNNNNNNNNNNNNNNNNNNNNNNNNNNNNNNNNNNNNNNNNNNNNNNNNNNNNNNNNNNNNNNNNNNNNNNNNNNNNNNNNNNNNNNNNNNNNNNNNNNNNNNNNNNNNNNNNNNNNNNNNNNNNNNNNNNNNNNNNNNNNNNNNNNNNNNNNNNNNNNNNNNNNNNNNNNNNNNNNNNNNNNNNNNNNNNNNNNNNNNNNNNNNNNNNNNNNNNNNNNNNNNNNNNNNNNNNNNNNNNNNNNNNNNNNNNNNNNNNNNNNNNNNNNNNNNNNNNNNNNNNNNNNNNNNNNNNNNNNNNNNNNNNNNNNNNNNNNNNNNNNNNNNNNNNNNNNNNNNNNNNNNNNNNNNNNNNNNNNNNNNNNNNNNNNNNNNNNNNNNNNNNNNNNNNNNNNNNNNNNNNNNNNNNNNNNNNNNNNNNNNNNNNNNNNNNNNNNNNNNNNNNNNNNNNNNNNNNNNNNNNNNNNNNNNNNNNNNNNNNNNNNNNNNNNNNNNNNNNNNNNNNNNNNNNNNNNNNNNNNNNNNNNNNNNNNNNNNNNNNNNNNNNNNNNNNNNNNNNNNNNNNNNNNNNNNNNNNNNNNNNNNNNNNNNNNNNNNNNNNNNNNNNNNNNNNNNNNNNNNNNNNNNNNNNNNNNNNNNNNNNNNNNNNNNNNNNNNNNNNNNNNNNNNNNNNNNNNNNNNNNNNNNNNNNNNNNNNNNNNNNNNNNNNNNNNNNNNNNNNNNNNNNNNNNNNNNNNNNNNNNNNNNNNNNNNNNNNNNNNNNNNNNNNNNNNNNNNNNNNNNNNNNNNNNNNNNNNNNNNNNNNNNNNNNNNNNNNNNNNNNNNNNNNNNNNNNNNNNNNNNNNNNNNNNNNNNNNNNNNNNNNNNNNNNNNNNNNNNNNNNNNNNNNNNNNNNNNNNNNNNNNNNNNNNNNNNNNNNNNNNNNNNNNNNNNNNNNNNNNNNNNNNNNNNNNNNNNNNNNNNNNNNNNNNNNNNNNNNNNNNNNNNNNNNNNNNNNNNNNNNNNNNNNNNNNNNNNNNNNNNNNNNNNNNNNNNNNNNNNNNNNNTTTTCCTCTATTTCATATTAAGTGAATTGTTGTGTATGACACACTCCTTAAGAAAAATGTATAAGAACATAATTTTAGGTGACTTTCGGTATTGcctttttaattattcttaaattattcAATGAAAAGGTACTTCCTCCATCCATTTTAGCTGgacacattttattttatatgatacttaagaaattataaattaaatgatgaattttattattttaccctttatccatattaatgatattcacCGAGCATAGCAATAGccattgaaattataattattcacatttaatgtatattattaattcttaaaaaaaattaattaattctattCTGATTTAGTAAGTGGtcaattaatatgaaatatttattttagtaaaatgatcaactaaaataaaataaagggagtaaatatgagaaaaaaattccaacaattctcttttaactttaaaatatttacttattttgaactaTCAAAAAAATTTCTACACTGCACTTAATGTAAAATGGAGCaagtaataaatttaaatttaaaaataactatcTTTAAATTTTAAGGAGCTCCAAAATGAATATTCAAGATGGAATGATGTcaaaagaaatgcataggtggaTGGCTTTTAATCCCTCCAAAGCCTCTCCCTTTTAGTCCATCTTTGGTTAGCTTTACTGTTACAAGCTTATCCCATACATAAAGGAAAAAAggtaagtaaaataaataaataaataaataataaaataaaataaaataaaaaaatagtaggcTTGGGCTCCTCTCCTTCCCTAAACCCAGCAGCCAccaccattgttgttgttgttgttgttgatagagccCGAACTCTCCAAATCTGGTAACTTACCAAAAACAATTACACAAACTACTTTCCTTTCTATTAgggaacaaaaatacaaaaaaggaaaaaaaataaaaaatgaaaaaaggaaacCTAAAGGTTgagccaaaaaaataaaagaatcccTTACTTTCCTTTTTCTTGCTAGTTTAAAACCCTACCTatttctctgttttttttttttattatttctccaACTCTGATACAGGTGACTGACTGCATTGTTTCTTGAGGTATTTTTCCCATTTCTGTTTTCTGAGTTTGAGGAAAAGAATTTATTTATCTATGCGGTTAGTTGAATAGCTTTCTTGTTTTGCTAGATTTGTTCTTTATTGGTTGGTTGgttttcatttcatataaaaattgagTTGGtttaattgagttttaattttgtgTAAAAATTGAGTTGGTTTAATTGGGTTTTCACTTTTGCGTAAAAATTGAGTTGGTTTTAttggtttttttttaattggtggAAAAGGGTGTTCATTTATATGAGTTCTTGATTCTTGGAATTAACTTGTGTAATTTATTGGGTTTAAATGGTGGAATGTTGATGAGCTTATAGAAATGGGGTTAGCAATTGAAGTGAaattttgtgatttgaatttccTTTCTGGggattgtttattattttttttattgtacttCTTAatttgtgggactacactgggtatACTGTCGTACTTTTAGTTCTGCCCACTTTTTTGGGGGGAAGAGGCAGCAGGAGGTGGTAGGCAGGTTTGGAACTTGACTGATTGGAATTTCCTGTTGGAATGAATACTAGGGGATGATGTTGCAGGGTCTGTGATGGTGGAAATGATATGGAAATTAACTATTAAGGACGACAACAACATTCCCAGTGAAATCCCTCACAGTGTGGtatgggaagggtagagtgtacacaaaccttacctctacctccaaggttgtttccgaaagacccttgGCAAATAAAAATTAAGCAAAGCAAGCAAATATTGAAGTAAAATCCTTATAGGGATTCACATAGGCAAAAAATGGAAATGAACTAACGTACCTCCTATTAAGATTCCtaagggagggggggggggggggggtaattaCTGTTTATGTATTAATCATGTAACTTGATCAATCTGCTGTGCTTTTAGTTTGATAAGAATATACTACTGATGAAACCATCTTCTTTTAGGTGCATGTCTCATTGGAATTCCAAGAGGTTTACTTGCGAGAGTTTGCTGTCAAAATACAACCTCTGTCTTGTTCATCACATTGACACTTTTAAGATTGCACCTTTATTTGTACCTTAGTTCTTAGAAGGCGCATAAACAGTTTTGTCAGATTGATCAAGCTAATGTCTGGAGGGCCTATGGCGATCGTCAAACCAGAGGTATGAGATAAGTTTTTATGTTCAAATGACACTTGGATGTATTTATCTAGTACAAGACACTACTTGCTTATGATCTATGTGAATTTTTGGACAGTCTTCAACTTCAATTCCTTTTCTCTTCATCCAATCCCATTCCCTTTTAAGGCTTTTCTTGTATCAGTTGCTTGGTCAGGTTGTGAGTTGCATTCATTTAAGGTGTTTGAGATGCCATGATTCGGTAATAGCAGTTGTTTTTTGTTGAGATGAACTGGATGTGCTATGTACTTATTTTGACTTATCCTAAATTTAAAGATGGATACTGCATGGAAGGATAGGTGTTTCTTAGTTTAATGATGGCATGTTGCGTCGCCACACAAGATTTGTCATATAGATCATAGCCTTGAATTCTGTAGGCATTATATGACCCTGTTTGAGAACTGATAATGGCAGCTTTAGCACTGGTGGCATGGTTATAGTTTCCATTATGTGTTATTAATCATCAGATTACAACTTGTTTGTTTGTTAGCATGAAGGATAGGGATAGGTGGAACCATCCCTTTCTTCATTTAACGAAGCTGTTAATTCTTTTGGATAATGGCCAAAATCCTTTTTCGCATGAGAATGTAGTGTGACACATCCTGCATCACTGTCCAATGTGTAGGCATAGATTTTTATTGAATTTCCAGTGCTCCCCATATTTATGTTCTAATCAGTTGACCTTTTCCAAAATCCGCTGCTAAATTTGCTTTGCGGTTATTCTGTACAGATGAAGTCATACATCTGGCTCCAAACTGCTGATGGTTCAATCCAACAAGTGGAGGAAGAGGTTGCCATGTTATGCCCTTTGATATACAAGGAATTAATTCATAACGGCATGGGATCATCAAAAAATTGTGCAATATTACTTCCTGAACGAGTCAACCCTGCTAACTTAGGATTAATATTGGAATTTTGTCGGTTCCATCAAGTTTCCGGCCGTTCTAATAAGGTCTCTTTCTTGTTTCTTTCTAAACAATGCATCCCCCCACTCCCAATGAAGGAAAAACAGGGTTCAGTATGTTATGTAATAGGATGTTCAATCACTTGGTTTCCACTAAGTGACTTGTCATTTACGTACCTAGGAGCGCAAGAAATATGATGAGAAGTTCGTTCGGTTAGATACCAAGATGTTATGTGATTTGGCTTCTGCTGCTGACAGCCTTCAGCTAAGGCCTGTGGTTGACCTTACGAGCCGCGCACTTGCTCGGATTATTGAAGGCAAAACTCCTGAGGAAATACGTGAAACTTTCCATTTGCCTGATGATCTAACAGAGGTCTGTCTCATTAGCAGAAAACTTTGATAGCTCCTACCTCCATATTGTGGTTGTTCTTACATTGAAGTGGTATTTCGTCAGGAGGAGAAGTTGGAGCCTTTGAAAAATATTACGGATGATCCACGTATCCGTCTTCTAAATCGACTCTATGCAAGAAAAAGGAAAGCATTACATAAAAAAGAGAAACTAAAGGTGCTTTGACATTTATTTCACATTGTAATCTCAAGTCGTGTTTACTTAAATTGATGTAATTGTTGTGTGATTGTATAAATTGTGACATTACATAAATTGTGATCGTTCTGCATTAATTCATCAATTGTTAACTGCGCTTCATTTACATCTTCCAGAATGTTGAGGTAGTAGAAGAAGAGCACCGAGTAGATGAAAGATCAGTTGATGATCTTTTGTCATTCATAAATAGTGGAGATCAAGGTATAGTGGTACACCCTCATTTATTGTGTAGAGTTGTTATTAACTTCTACATGCTATATAAGTAAGATAATAGAACTATTTACATGCTTTATAATAGCTTCCTGGCTTCCACTATGTAACCTTCTTTTTCGACTTCTTCCTGTAGTTGACTTTTTTATTTGGTTGGGGGGCCACAGGGGGttttaagggggggggggggggggcattcTTTCGACCACTGAAAAGTAAATTTGTTTTGCTGCATAATCATCACAATTGTAGTCTGTATGGTCACTGGACCTTATAATCCTGTAATCTAACTGTCTGAAGGACTTGACTTTGTCATTAGTACATGCACATGAGTAGGTTAACTATTCAATCTATGCAGAACTGTATACTCTTGTTTCTAGAAGCCCCTGTCTGAAATGGAAGATTTTTTAACCTTTATTGTTTTGAGAACTTGATCTTGTTTTATGTGTTGCAGTTTCCTTCTTTCAACTGTATGACGGttatctctctctcttttttttttggcaGACTCAAAGGGcgtaaaagtaacaaaaaataaaaagaaatctcGAGGGAGAAAAGAACAAGGTAGAAATTCATCTTCAAATAGTGAAGCTGGAAACTACAATAAGGTTGGAATCTCATGAACTTTAGGTTCTTTTCTGTTtctttctattattcttttctgcttgcgaaggggagccttggagtaactggtaaagttgctgccatgtg encodes the following:
- the LOC107863255 gene encoding SKP1-like protein 21 isoform X1, with product MSGGPMAIVKPEMKSYIWLQTADGSIQQVEEEVAMLCPLIYKELIHNGMGSSKNCAILLPERVNPANLGLILEFCRFHQVSGRSNKERKKYDEKFVRLDTKMLCDLASAADSLQLRPVVDLTSRALARIIEGKTPEEIRETFHLPDDLTEEEKLEPLKNITDDPRIRLLNRLYARKRKALHKKEKLKNVEVVEEEHRVDERSVDDLLSFINSGDQDSKGVKVTKNKKKSRGRKEQGRNSSSNSEAGNYNKESNCLTSGTSVGSSPSRNSKLQNSPSELFSSKFDLDDFDIDDELDPARQEEIDREVEDFARRLNSVWPERIQQILSLGQERKRLGPISMNGNGSLKRCTAGVDRG
- the LOC107863255 gene encoding SKP1-like protein 21 isoform X2; the encoded protein is MSGGPMAIVKPEMKSYIWLQTADGSIQQVEEEVAMLCPLIYKELIHNGMGSSKNCAILLPERVNPANLGLILEFCRFHQVSGRSNKERKKYDEKFVRLDTKMLCDLASAADSLQLRPVVDLTSRALARIIEGKTPEEIRETFHLPDDLTEEEKLEPLKNITDDPRIRLLNRLYARKRKALHKKEKLKNVEVVEEEHRVDERSVDDLLSFINSGDQDSKGVKVTKNKKKSRGRKEQGRNSSSNSEAGNYNKESNCLTSGTSVGSSPSRNSKLQNSPSELFSSKFDLDDFDIDDELDPARQEEIDREVEDFARRLNSVWPERIQQILSLGQERKRLGPISMNGNGSLKRCTGVDRG